One Cucumis sativus cultivar 9930 chromosome 1, Cucumber_9930_V3, whole genome shotgun sequence DNA segment encodes these proteins:
- the LOC101207136 gene encoding cytochrome P450 71A1-like codes for MDPISSLLFFIFIFLLSLKLFFFKPKTPNFPPSPLRLPLIGNLHQLGSLPHQSLATLSQKYGPLMLLKLGQAPVLVISSAKMAEQVMKTHDLVFSNRPQTTAAKTLLYGCQDMGFAPYGEYWRQARKICALELFSVKRVESFQYVRDEEIDSLVNKIRKSGSDGSLDLGHLFFRTSNNIVSRCVMGEKFENEDGKSRFEEISRKVMVIITAFCFEDFFPSFGWIIDVIRGFHWDLKNCFKTLDEFFSKVVEEHKEKIKRSGGVINIDDYESKKDFVDIMLQLQQDDKLDYHFSLDNLKAIVLDMFVGGSDTTATGLEWTMTELMRKPRIMKKVQEEVRTIIGKKSKIEAEDIKKMEYMQCVIKESLRLHPPVPLLVPRETMADVEIEGYYIPSKTRVFVNAWAIQRDPQFWDNPNEFIPERFMDKTNSADYKGQNFEFIPFGSGRRKCPGLSFGIASFEFALANILYWFDWKLPDGCESLDVEEANGLTVRKKKPLHLNPIPYVVSN; via the exons ATGGATCCCATCTCATCTTTACTCTtctttatcttcatcttcttacTTTCACTAAAACTATTCTTCTTCAAACCCAAAACCCCCAACTTCCCTCCTTCACCTCTAAGACTTCCCCTAATTGGCAACCTTCACCAACTAGGCTCCCTACCACACCAATCCTTGGCCACTCTTTCCCAAAAATATGGCCCTCTAATGCTCTTAAAGCTAGGCCAAGCTCCTGTCCTCGTAATTTCCTCGGCGAAAATGGCCGAACAAGTCATGAAAACCCATGACCTTGTATTCTCTAACCGACCCCAAACGACTGCGGCAAAAACCTTGCTTTATGGATGCCAAGATATGGGTTTTGCCCCATATGGTGAGTACTGGCGCCAAGCAAGAAAAATATGTGCTCTTGAGCTTTTTAGTGTGAAAAGAGTTGAGTCTTTTCAATACGTtagagatgaagaaattgatTCTCTTGTTAATAAGATTCGTAAGAGTGGGAGTGATGGTAGTTTGGATCTTGGGCATTTGTTTTTCCGAACatcaaataatattgtttCAAGATGTGTTATGGGAGAGAAATTTGAGAATGAAGATGGGAAGAGTAGATTTGAGGAGATATCAAGAAAGGTTATGGTGATAATAACAGCGTTTTGTTTTGAGgattttttcccttcatttgGTTGGATTATTGATGTTATTAGAGGATTTCATTGGGATTTGAAGAATTGTTTCAAAACATTAGATGAGTTTTTTAGTAAAGTTGTTGAAGAACATAAGGAGAAGATCAAGCGATCAGGAGGTGTAATTAATATCGATGATTATGAATCGAAAAAGGATTTTGTGGATATTATGCTACAACTTCAACAAGATGACAAGCTTGACTATCATTTCTCTCTTGATAACCTCAAAGCAATTGTTTTG GACATGTTTGTAGGTGGAAGTGACACAACAGCAACAGGGTTGGAATGGACAATGACAGAGCTAATGAGAAAACCAAGAATCATGaagaaagttcaagaagaaGTTAGAACAATAATTGGCAAAAAATCAAAGATAGAAGCAGaagacattaaaaaaatggaatacatGCAATGTGTGATTAAAGAGTCTCTAAGGCTTCACCCACCCGTTCCTCTTTTAGTGCCAAGAGAAACAATGGCAGACGTTGAGATTGAAGGTTACTATATTCCGTCAAAAACAAGAGTGTTTGTGAATGCTTGGGCCATTCAAAGAGACCCTCAATTTTGGGATAATCCAAATGAGTTCATTCCAGAGAGATTTATGGACAAAACTAATTCAGCTGATTATAAAGGTCAAAACTTTGAGTTCATTCCATTTGGTAGTGGAAGAAGGAAGTGTCCTGGATTATCATTTGGGATTGCTTCGTTTGAATTTGCTTTGGCAAATATTCTCTACTGGTTTGATTGGAAGCTTCCTGATGGTTGTGAATCATTGGATGTTGAAGAAGCTAACGGACTCACTGTTCGTAAG
- the LOC101207378 gene encoding cytochrome P450 71A1-like, with amino-acid sequence MDPTSYKIFLQLVQYFPYGNNIDVNNPTSSSVLIFLLFLLFLLSLKFLSTKNPKINNLPPSPPQLPIIGNLHQLGSLPHRSVAALTEKYGPLMLLKLGQTPTLVVSSTKLAKEVIKSHDTICSNRVQNTAAKSIFYGCHDVAFASYGEHWRQARKLCVLELLSSKKVQSFQHVRDEEVARLVKKIEKCNKDNPLLCVINLKELLLSTSNNIVGRCVLGEKFVEEHDGYFGEVTRKAMVLLAEFCVGDVFPWLGWIDVLKGFHGQLKACVETLDKLVEKVIEERREKLKSGDDLPSEKDFVGVMLKLQQQDALDYHFTMENFKAILLDMFVAGTDTTAVSLEWSMAELMRNPTAMKKVQEEVRTIVGKKTKIETKDIQKMEYMKCVIKETLRLHPPGPLLLPRETTGSFNLEGYQIPPKTRVWINVWTIQRDPEIWESPNQFVPERFMEEKKAVDFKGHDFEFIPFGSGRRMCVGMSFGIASFEYVLANLLHWFDWKLPDGKLLDMTEQHGLAISKKLSLHLIPIPYCV; translated from the exons atggatCCAACATCCTACAAAATTTTCCTCCAACTTGTGCAGTACTTTCCCTATGGAAACAACATTGACGTCAATAATCCCACCTCTTCTTCAGTACtcatcttcctcctcttcctcctcttcctaCTTTCACTCAAATTCCTGTCCACCAAAAACCCCAAAATCAACAACTTACCACCATCACCACCACAACTCCCAATAATTGGCAACCTTCACCAACTAGGCAGCCTCCCACACCGCTCAGTGGCAGCTCTTACAGAGAAATATGGGCCTCTCATGCTCCTCAAACTAGGTCAAACCCCAACTCTTGTTGTCTCATCAACAAAACTAGCTAAAGAAGTAATTAAGTCCCATGATACCATCTGCTCAAACAGAGTCCAAAACACAGCTGCAAAATCCATATTCTATGGATGTCATGATGTGGCCTTTGCTTCCTATGGAGAACATTGGAGACAGGCAAGAAAATTATGTGTTTTGGAGCTCTTGAGTTCCAAAAAAGTTCAGTCTTTCCAACATGTTAGAGATGAAGAAGTTGCAAGGCTAgtgaaaaagattgaaaaatgtaataaGGATAACCCATTATTGTGTGTGATCAATCTCAAGGAGCTCTTGTTGTCAACTTCAAACAATATTGTGGGGAGATGTGTTTTGGGAGAGAAGTTTGTGGAAGAACATGATGGATACTTCGGCGAAGTTACAAGAAAGGCTATGGTGCTTTTGGCTGAGTTTTGTGTTGGGGATGTTTTTCCTTGGCTTGGATGGATTGATGTTTTGAAAGGATTTCATGGTCAACTCAAAGCTTGTGTTGAAACATTGGATAAGCTTGTTGAGAAAGTGATTGAAGAACGTAGGGAAAAATTGAAGAGTGGTGACGATCTACCTTCTGAGAAGGATTTTGTGGGGGTTATGCTCAAATTGCAACAACAAGACGCACTTGATTATCATTTCACGATGGAAAATTTCAAAGCAATTCTACtg GATATGTTTGTAGCTGGAACAGACACAACAGCAGTAAGTTTGGAATGGTCAATGGCTGAACTGATGAGAAACCCAACAGCCatgaaaaaagttcaagaagagGTCAGAACAATAGTTGGTAAAAAGACAAAGATTGAAACAAAAGACATCCAAAAAATGGAGTACATGAAATGTgttataaaagaaactttaagACTTCACCCACCAGGTCCTCTTTTGTTGCCAAGAGAAACAACGGGAAGTTTTAACCTTGAAGGCTACCAAATTCCACCAAAAACAAGGGTGTGGATCAATGTTTGGACAATTCAAAGAGACCCCGAAATCTGGGAAAGCCCAAACCAGTTCGTTCCAGAGAGATtcatggaagaaaagaaagcagTTGATTTCAAAGGTCATGACTTTGAGTTCATTCCATTTGGGAGTGGAAGAAGGATGTGCGTTGGAATGTCATTCGGAATTGCTTCTTTTGAATATGTATTGGCCAATCTTCTTCATTGGTTTGATTGGAAGCTTCCAGATGGGAAGTTGTTGGATATGACTGAACAACATGGCCTTGCCATTTCCAAGAAACTTTCACTCCATCTTATTCCAATTCCATATTGTGTGTAA